In a genomic window of Caloenas nicobarica isolate bCalNic1 chromosome 1, bCalNic1.hap1, whole genome shotgun sequence:
- the LOC135990063 gene encoding epidermal differentiation-specific protein-like, whose product MGKIIIYEHANFQGYSKEFTSDIANLKDVDWNDCISSVKVIGRPWVAYEHHSYTGKLLVFEEGEHSFVGEEMNDKITSLQLITENLHNPQITLYEHSNYQGKSRVIREATNLSRGYDNDITSSHKVQRGAWLLCEHSDGSGFCYIAREHEHLPHYSAIGFNDKLSFLRPLLPGCGC is encoded by the coding sequence ATGGGAAAAATCATCATTTATGAGCATGCCAACTTCCAGGGTTACTCCAAAGAATTCACCAGTGACATTGCCAATCTAAAAGATGTAGATTGGAATGATTGTATCTCCTCAGTGAAAGTAATAGGTCGGCCTTGGGTGGCTTATGAGCACCACAGCTATACAGGCAAGTTACTTGTATTTGAGGAAGGTGAACATAGCTTTGTTGGTGAAGAGATGAATGATAAAATCACATCTCTGCAGTTGATCACTGAAAATCTGCACAATCCCCAGATTACTCTCTATGAACATTCCAACTaccaagggaagagcagggtGATAAGAGAAGCAACCAATCTGTCTAGGGGATATGACAATGACATCACGTCTTCTCACAAAGTCCAGAGAGGTGCCTGGCTGTTGTGTGAACACAGCGATGGAAGTGGCTTTTGTTACATTGCGCGAGAACATGAACACCTTCCACATTACAGTGCAATTGGTTTCAATGACAAGCTTTCATTTCTGCGTCCCCTTCtccctggctgtggctgttaG